One window from the genome of bacterium encodes:
- a CDS encoding sigma-54-dependent Fis family transcriptional regulator: MTTRILVVDDEKNILALFKKMLNVEAFRSMDNPYDAVEVVTALTGEEAWSLIQKESFDLIISDLAMEGMSGIELLERVKSFQPDIPFMILTGVGTIEDAVRSMKLGAYDYLTKPFQHDELLLSICKALDYGRMHLELKTLRQKLNYSVPADGNSMVGRSKAFVKMMEMVHAVASNDSSVLIEGESGTGKELVARAIHTEGSRKNRPFIAIHCSAITE; the protein is encoded by the coding sequence GTGACGACGCGAATTTTAGTGGTTGACGATGAGAAAAATATTTTAGCTTTGTTCAAAAAAATGCTGAACGTTGAGGCTTTCAGGAGTATGGATAATCCGTATGACGCCGTAGAAGTAGTAACTGCGCTTACCGGCGAAGAAGCCTGGTCTCTTATTCAGAAGGAATCCTTCGATCTGATCATCTCGGATCTTGCTATGGAAGGAATGAGCGGCATAGAATTGCTCGAACGGGTTAAGTCATTTCAACCCGACATTCCATTCATGATTCTGACAGGCGTTGGAACGATTGAAGATGCGGTGCGGTCAATGAAGCTAGGAGCTTACGATTATCTGACTAAGCCCTTTCAGCATGATGAACTGCTATTATCTATTTGCAAAGCGCTTGATTACGGGCGAATGCATTTGGAACTCAAAACGTTGCGTCAAAAATTAAATTACTCCGTTCCGGCTGACGGTAATTCGATGGTTGGCCGCAGTAAGGCTTTTGTAAAAATGATGGAAATGGTGCATGCCGTCGCGTCCAATGATTCTTCAGTTCTGATAGAAGGGGAAAGCGGAACCGGAAAAGAGCTAGTTGCGAGAGCGATTCATACTGAAGGCTCGCGAAAGAATCGGCCTTTTATTGCTATTCACTGCAGCGCGATAACAGAAAG